A DNA window from Buttiauxella agrestis contains the following coding sequences:
- a CDS encoding NCS2 family permease, protein MSNHSPRATSGIDAWFKISARGSTVRQEVVAGLTTFLAMVYSVIVVPGMLGKAGFPPAAVFVATCLVAGVGSLVMGLWANLPLAIGCAISLTAFTAFSLVLGQHISVPVALGAVFLMGVLFTIISATGIRSWILRNLPMGVAHGTGIGIGLFLLLIAANGVGLVIKNPLDGLPVALGHFASFPVIMSLIGLAVIIGLEKLKVPGGILLTIIGISVFGLIFDPTVHFSGIFAMPSLKDEAGNSLIGSLDIMGALNPVVLPSVLALVMTAVFDATGTIRAVAGQANLLDKDGQIIDGGKALTTDSLSSVFSGLVGAAPAAVYIESAAGTAAGGKTGLTAITVGVLFLLILFLSPLSYLVPAYATAPALMYVGLLMLSNVAKIDFADFVDAMAGLITAVFIVLTCNIVTGIMIGFASLVIGRIVSGEWRKLNIGTVVIAIALVAFYAGGWAI, encoded by the coding sequence ATGTCTAATCATTCTCCGCGTGCAACCAGCGGCATCGACGCCTGGTTCAAAATATCTGCACGTGGCAGCACCGTTCGCCAGGAAGTTGTTGCGGGTTTAACGACCTTTCTCGCGATGGTGTACTCCGTGATCGTGGTACCGGGCATGCTCGGTAAAGCAGGTTTCCCTCCTGCGGCGGTCTTTGTGGCAACTTGTCTGGTCGCCGGTGTTGGCTCTCTGGTGATGGGCTTGTGGGCGAACCTGCCGCTGGCCATTGGTTGCGCTATTTCACTGACCGCGTTCACCGCATTCAGCCTGGTGCTCGGCCAACACATCAGCGTTCCGGTTGCGTTAGGTGCCGTGTTCCTGATGGGTGTGCTGTTCACCATCATCTCCGCAACCGGTATTCGTAGCTGGATTTTGCGTAACTTGCCGATGGGCGTTGCGCACGGCACCGGTATCGGTATCGGCCTGTTCCTGCTGCTGATTGCGGCAAACGGTGTCGGTTTGGTTATCAAAAACCCACTGGACGGCCTGCCTGTTGCGCTTGGCCATTTCGCCAGCTTCCCGGTGATTATGTCTTTGATTGGCCTGGCGGTAATCATTGGTCTGGAAAAACTGAAAGTCCCTGGCGGCATTTTGCTGACTATCATCGGGATTTCTGTTTTCGGCCTGATTTTCGATCCGACAGTGCATTTTTCCGGCATCTTCGCGATGCCTTCGCTGAAAGACGAAGCGGGTAACTCACTGATTGGCAGCCTGGATATTATGGGCGCGCTGAACCCAGTGGTATTGCCAAGCGTTCTGGCGCTGGTCATGACGGCGGTATTCGATGCAACCGGCACCATTCGCGCCGTTGCGGGCCAGGCAAATCTGCTGGATAAAGACGGTCAAATCATTGATGGCGGCAAAGCGCTGACCACCGACTCCCTCAGCTCCGTGTTCTCGGGCCTGGTGGGTGCGGCGCCTGCGGCGGTTTACATCGAATCTGCGGCAGGTACGGCGGCGGGCGGTAAAACTGGCCTGACGGCAATCACCGTTGGCGTATTGTTCCTGCTGATTCTGTTCCTTTCACCGCTCTCTTATCTGGTTCCTGCTTACGCCACCGCTCCGGCGCTGATGTATGTGGGCTTGCTGATGTTGAGCAACGTAGCAAAAATCGATTTCGCTGATTTCGTTGATGCTATGGCGGGCCTGATCACTGCGGTGTTCATCGTGCTGACCTGTAACATCGTTACCGGCATCATGATTGGTTTCGCCTCTCTGGTGATTGGCCGCATCGTATCGGGTGAATGGCGCAAGCTGAACATCGGAACGGTGGTGATTGCCATCGCATTGGTCGCATTCTACGCAGGCGGCTGGGCTATTTAA
- a CDS encoding glutathione S-transferase family protein yields the protein MLTVHHLNNSRSQRILWMLEELQVPYQIVRYQREPTMLAPESLKAVHPLGKSPVVEDNGNILVESGAIIEYLQETYDPESRLKPISCEDKLRYRFWLHYAEGSLMPLLMMKLVFGSLGKAPVPWLLRPVGNVLGQGVQKAYLNKQILTHARYLEDCLQKTPWFAGQAISAADIQMSFPVIALLSRGGISDLPNLQNWYNQVQMRPAWQRAIQQGGPFEIP from the coding sequence ATGCTTACCGTTCATCATCTCAATAACTCCCGCTCACAGCGCATATTATGGATGCTTGAAGAGCTTCAGGTGCCGTACCAGATCGTTCGCTATCAGCGCGAACCCACGATGCTCGCACCAGAGTCATTAAAAGCCGTGCACCCGCTAGGGAAATCGCCGGTGGTGGAAGATAACGGCAATATCCTCGTGGAATCCGGGGCAATCATCGAATATCTGCAAGAAACCTATGACCCCGAAAGCCGTCTCAAGCCGATTTCCTGCGAGGATAAACTGCGTTATCGATTCTGGCTCCATTATGCCGAAGGATCGCTGATGCCCTTGCTGATGATGAAACTGGTCTTTGGTAGCCTGGGCAAAGCGCCTGTGCCGTGGTTGTTACGTCCGGTCGGCAATGTTTTGGGGCAGGGCGTGCAAAAGGCGTATCTGAACAAACAGATTTTGACGCATGCGCGTTACCTCGAAGATTGTCTGCAAAAAACGCCCTGGTTTGCCGGGCAAGCGATAAGTGCGGCGGATATTCAGATGAGTTTCCCGGTTATCGCTTTGCTGTCTCGCGGTGGCATAAGCGACCTGCCGAATTTGCAGAATTGGTATAACCAGGTGCAAATGCGCCCTGCCTGGCAACGGGCAATTCAGCAAGGCGGGCCATTCGAAATCCCGTAA
- the soxR gene encoding redox-sensitive transcriptional activator SoxR — MEKKTPRFKPLLSPGEVAKRSGVAVSALHFYESKGLIKSRRNSGNQRRYTRDVLRNVAIIKIAQRIGIPLSTIGEEFGVLPDGHKINKNDWKKMSSQWREELDRRINMLTALRDELDGCIGCGCLSGADCPLRNPGDKLGEEGTGARLLEDD; from the coding sequence ATGGAAAAGAAAACACCGCGCTTTAAACCGTTACTCAGTCCTGGTGAAGTGGCAAAGCGCAGCGGCGTGGCTGTTTCCGCTTTGCACTTCTACGAAAGCAAGGGGCTGATCAAAAGCAGACGAAATAGCGGAAACCAGCGGCGTTATACGCGTGATGTGCTGCGAAACGTCGCCATTATTAAAATCGCCCAGCGAATCGGCATTCCGCTGTCGACTATTGGTGAAGAGTTTGGCGTGCTACCGGACGGCCATAAAATTAATAAAAACGACTGGAAAAAGATGTCGTCGCAATGGCGTGAAGAGCTCGATCGGCGCATCAACATGCTGACTGCGCTGCGTGACGAACTTGATGGCTGCATCGGCTGCGGTTGTTTATCGGGTGCCGACTGCCCGCTGCGAAATCCTGGCGATAAACTTGGTGAAGAGGGGACTGGCGCACGTCTTTTAGAAGATGATTAA
- the soxS gene encoding superoxide response transcriptional regulator SoxS has translation MAHQDIIQTLTEWIDDHIDQPLNIDVVAKKSGYSKWYLQRMFRTVKRQTLGEYIRQRRLLMAAKELRNTQRPIFDIAMDYGYVSQQTFSRVFRREFDRTPTDYRHHA, from the coding sequence ATGGCGCATCAGGACATTATTCAAACTTTGACTGAATGGATTGACGATCACATTGATCAACCGCTGAACATTGACGTTGTGGCAAAAAAATCAGGCTATTCAAAATGGTACCTTCAACGAATGTTCCGTACCGTTAAGCGCCAGACGTTAGGTGAATACATTCGCCAGCGCCGTCTGTTGATGGCAGCGAAAGAGCTGCGAAATACCCAGCGCCCCATTTTTGATATCGCGATGGACTACGGTTATGTTTCTCAGCAAACATTTTCCCGCGTTTTCCGCCGTGAGTTTGACCGCACACCGACTGATTATCGTCACCACGCCTGA
- a CDS encoding YjcB family protein, protein MAAITTSVLLMRWPLVSAVLMFLASTLNIQFRKSDYTFFAIVSSMLGIASALWFATGLLGLEWADFPVIWASFKDIMVEISSHAPPEWPMVMT, encoded by the coding sequence ATGGCGGCAATTACTACCAGCGTTTTATTAATGCGCTGGCCTTTAGTCAGTGCGGTTCTGATGTTTTTAGCCAGCACGTTGAATATCCAGTTTCGCAAATCCGATTACACGTTTTTTGCCATCGTCAGCAGCATGCTGGGGATTGCGTCTGCGTTGTGGTTTGCGACCGGCTTATTGGGGCTGGAGTGGGCCGATTTCCCGGTCATCTGGGCATCGTTTAAAGACATTATGGTTGAGATCTCAAGCCATGCGCCACCTGAATGGCCGATGGTAATGACCTGA
- a CDS encoding LacI family DNA-binding transcriptional regulator: MAKTIEQIATDLGVSITTVRAVLNGNAQKYRISEKTQERINSYVKKHSYTINLAARSLKLNKTDTFGLVIPRLSNPFFSALAELLEARCREQGYQLMISCTNNDTAYENLLVKSLENRNVDGIFVVSTNATSQAHYLKNCQKPLVFLDRDFGVEGACCVVTDNVDSGFRLTDAMLNHTHAPIQFFVGDPNSPSIVDRLTGYRAAMKQHGIKIMPEHISSAGHNQLSDGEKMMADYIDTHHRWPQHFIASSLPILQGALGVLRERYGYIPHEINIGTFDDNIMLSFLANNIWAMRQNEKHLAREACQMMLEKLARHDEPPGSRAKAELVFRQSTVNARDAKR; encoded by the coding sequence TTGGCAAAGACAATTGAGCAAATCGCCACGGATCTTGGCGTTTCAATCACCACGGTGCGAGCCGTGTTGAATGGCAATGCGCAGAAATATCGCATTAGCGAAAAGACCCAGGAAAGAATCAATAGTTACGTTAAAAAACATAGCTATACCATCAATCTTGCTGCGCGGAGTTTAAAGCTTAATAAGACGGACACCTTTGGCCTGGTGATCCCGCGCCTGTCTAACCCCTTCTTTTCTGCACTGGCCGAATTACTGGAAGCACGCTGTCGTGAGCAGGGTTATCAGTTAATGATTAGCTGCACCAACAACGATACGGCGTATGAAAACTTGTTGGTGAAATCGCTGGAGAATCGCAACGTTGATGGGATTTTTGTCGTCTCGACCAACGCAACAAGCCAGGCGCATTACCTGAAAAACTGCCAGAAACCGCTGGTGTTTCTCGACAGGGATTTTGGCGTTGAAGGCGCGTGTTGCGTGGTGACGGATAACGTGGATAGCGGCTTTCGGCTGACGGACGCGATGCTGAACCACACTCACGCGCCGATTCAGTTCTTCGTTGGCGACCCGAATTCACCGTCAATCGTTGACCGCCTGACCGGTTATCGCGCGGCGATGAAACAGCATGGCATCAAAATTATGCCCGAGCACATCAGCAGCGCCGGGCATAACCAGCTAAGCGACGGTGAAAAAATGATGGCGGATTATATCGATACCCATCACCGCTGGCCGCAGCATTTTATTGCGTCGTCGTTGCCAATTTTACAAGGTGCGCTAGGGGTATTGCGCGAGCGCTACGGCTATATTCCGCACGAGATAAACATTGGCACCTTCGATGACAATATTATGCTCAGTTTCCTTGCGAATAATATTTGGGCAATGCGCCAAAACGAGAAGCATCTTGCGCGAGAAGCCTGCCAGATGATGCTGGAAAAACTCGCCCGGCATGATGAACCACCGGGCAGCAGAGCCAAAGCGGAATTGGTATTCAGGCAAAGCACGGTGAATGCTCGCGACGCAAAACGCTGA
- a CDS encoding tripartite tricarboxylate transporter permease produces MNEILDALMIVFSLETTGMILLGVLAGIIIGALPGLTVNMGIALLLPLTYSFQGMTGILMLLGVYCGAVYGGSITAILISTPGTPASAATVLDGYPMAKRGEAGRALGLSTLASMFGGVFSTIALVLIAPLLAKVATGFSSAEYFALAIFGISIITSVSSQSVIKGLIGGVLGLFIATIGLDPMTSGMRFTFDSIYLMGGISFIPVLVGLFAFSQGLLSLEEDHREKLAGIVRQTKSKIDRILPTWSDIKRVMPTYIRSSIIGTGIGAIPGTGGDIASFIAYNEAKRWSKHPEEFGHGSPEGVSAPEAGANSVAGGAMVPLMTLGIPGDGATAIIMGAFMVQGLALGPQLFTDHPVEVNSIFIGLFAANIFMGIMGFMGMRLFAKVMSVPRRVLVPIIFVLCSVGAYSVNHDMTDVFVMMGAGLAAYILIKLDFSMSPIVIGIILGPMAESNFRRTLVISEGDPMIFLTRPVCAVFLGIAILTLLLPIFGPRLKALWRRQTS; encoded by the coding sequence ATGAACGAAATTCTTGATGCCCTGATGATTGTCTTTAGCTTAGAAACGACCGGCATGATTTTGCTTGGCGTTCTGGCGGGGATCATCATTGGTGCGCTACCGGGTTTAACGGTGAATATGGGTATCGCCCTGCTGCTGCCGCTAACGTATTCCTTCCAGGGAATGACCGGCATCCTGATGCTGCTGGGGGTTTATTGCGGTGCGGTTTATGGCGGTTCAATTACGGCGATATTAATCAGCACGCCAGGCACGCCTGCTTCTGCGGCCACGGTGCTTGATGGCTATCCGATGGCAAAACGTGGCGAAGCGGGACGCGCGCTGGGTTTATCCACGCTGGCATCGATGTTCGGTGGCGTGTTCAGTACCATCGCACTGGTTTTAATTGCGCCGCTGCTGGCAAAAGTGGCTACCGGATTTTCTTCCGCGGAATATTTTGCTCTCGCTATTTTTGGCATCAGCATTATTACCAGCGTTTCCTCGCAGTCGGTTATTAAAGGTTTAATCGGCGGCGTGCTGGGCTTATTTATTGCCACCATTGGTCTGGACCCGATGACCAGCGGCATGCGTTTTACCTTTGATTCAATTTACCTGATGGGTGGGATTTCCTTTATTCCAGTTCTCGTTGGCCTGTTCGCTTTCTCGCAGGGCTTATTAAGCCTTGAAGAGGATCATCGCGAAAAGCTGGCGGGAATTGTTCGCCAGACCAAAAGTAAAATTGACCGCATTCTGCCCACCTGGTCTGATATTAAACGCGTGATGCCAACCTATATCCGCTCATCAATCATCGGTACGGGTATCGGTGCAATTCCTGGGACTGGCGGCGATATCGCCTCGTTTATTGCTTATAACGAAGCCAAACGCTGGTCAAAACACCCGGAAGAATTTGGGCACGGTTCACCGGAAGGCGTTTCAGCGCCGGAAGCGGGGGCAAACTCCGTGGCGGGTGGCGCAATGGTGCCGCTGATGACGCTGGGTATTCCGGGCGATGGCGCGACGGCAATTATCATGGGCGCGTTTATGGTGCAAGGGCTGGCGCTCGGGCCGCAGTTATTCACGGATCATCCGGTTGAAGTCAATTCCATTTTCATCGGTTTGTTTGCGGCGAATATCTTTATGGGCATCATGGGCTTTATGGGGATGCGCTTATTTGCCAAAGTGATGAGCGTGCCGCGCCGTGTACTGGTGCCGATTATCTTTGTGTTGTGCTCGGTTGGGGCATATTCCGTTAACCATGATATGACCGATGTGTTTGTCATGATGGGCGCAGGGCTTGCGGCGTATATTCTGATTAAGCTGGATTTTTCGATGTCGCCCATTGTTATCGGTATTATTCTTGGGCCGATGGCAGAGTCGAATTTCCGCCGCACGCTGGTTATCTCCGAAGGCGACCCGATGATATTCCTCACGCGCCCGGTCTGCGCAGTGTTTTTAGGTATCGCAATACTGACGCTGTTGTTACCGATTTTTGGCCCGCGTTTAAAAGCCTTATGGCGTAGACAAACCAGCTAA
- a CDS encoding tripartite tricarboxylate transporter TctB family protein: MRTQNFFVGMFSLVLGIAIIFLSRNMPMFDENGILGERFWPYTLAWLFIGLGVIQWISIYLQRDTADGEKADLSSYPVRKAYGVTVLMVIYAVALCYAGFIASSVILIPAIMWVMGERRPLFLAITTALIVLCIYVSFEVVFNSPLPESIFSESF; encoded by the coding sequence ATGCGAACGCAGAATTTTTTTGTTGGGATGTTCTCTCTGGTATTGGGGATAGCGATTATCTTCCTCTCGCGCAATATGCCGATGTTTGATGAAAACGGCATATTAGGTGAGCGTTTCTGGCCCTATACCCTGGCCTGGTTATTTATTGGCTTAGGTGTTATCCAATGGATAAGTATTTATTTGCAACGTGATACTGCAGATGGCGAAAAAGCCGATCTTAGCTCTTATCCGGTGCGTAAAGCCTACGGTGTCACGGTCCTGATGGTGATATACGCGGTGGCCCTTTGTTATGCCGGGTTTATTGCTTCATCGGTAATTTTGATCCCCGCAATTATGTGGGTAATGGGTGAGCGGCGTCCGCTATTTTTAGCCATTACCACCGCGCTGATTGTGCTGTGTATATATGTCTCATTTGAAGTTGTCTTTAATTCACCGCTGCCGGAATCCATATTTTCCGAGTCATTCTAA
- a CDS encoding tripartite tricarboxylate transporter substrate binding protein, translated as MKKNLLCALLMLLPFGAVHAEQTLTYPKKNIDVVIPKNPGGGTDTSARTVIEFARDRMPSGTMMVPVNKPAGNGITGLLEVAKARPDGYKLVMTTVELAMFPHQGKSPVTYKDFTPIVTTIADPVAVVVNAKSPYNTLQEFIDAAKANPGKIKVGNSGMGAIYDLATINIEKITGTKFNRIPYNEGTGPSIAALVGEHIDAVLTTPGSVKSQVDAGILKVLGVMDEKRFPLFPDVPTFKEALNLDVNVKMRAWAVLATTAKVDDNIKKQLVDTFTEVVKTPAYQEALKKQGIMPVVITGDDAYEMMKDDHELYGKLIAETTKK; from the coding sequence ATGAAAAAGAACCTGTTATGTGCCCTATTGATGTTGCTACCGTTTGGTGCCGTTCATGCCGAACAAACCCTGACCTACCCGAAAAAGAACATTGATGTCGTTATCCCTAAAAACCCTGGTGGCGGCACGGATACTTCCGCGCGTACCGTCATTGAATTTGCGCGTGACAGAATGCCGTCCGGCACCATGATGGTTCCGGTTAATAAACCTGCGGGCAACGGAATTACGGGCCTGCTGGAAGTCGCAAAAGCGCGTCCGGACGGCTACAAACTGGTGATGACGACCGTTGAGCTGGCGATGTTCCCGCACCAGGGGAAATCACCGGTAACGTATAAAGATTTCACTCCCATCGTCACTACCATCGCTGACCCGGTTGCGGTGGTGGTAAATGCCAAATCACCGTACAACACGCTGCAAGAATTTATTGATGCCGCGAAAGCGAACCCAGGGAAAATTAAAGTGGGTAACTCCGGCATGGGTGCCATTTACGATCTCGCGACCATCAACATTGAGAAAATTACTGGCACGAAATTCAACCGTATTCCTTATAACGAAGGCACCGGTCCTTCCATCGCCGCATTAGTGGGCGAGCACATAGACGCGGTGTTAACCACTCCGGGTTCAGTTAAATCTCAGGTCGATGCCGGTATTTTAAAAGTACTCGGTGTGATGGATGAAAAACGATTCCCGTTATTCCCGGATGTTCCGACATTTAAAGAAGCGCTGAATCTGGATGTAAACGTAAAAATGCGCGCCTGGGCGGTTCTGGCGACCACCGCAAAAGTGGACGACAACATCAAGAAACAACTGGTTGATACGTTTACCGAAGTGGTGAAAACCCCGGCATACCAGGAAGCGCTGAAGAAACAAGGCATTATGCCGGTCGTGATTACCGGTGACGATGCCTATGAAATGATGAAAGACGACCACGAGTTGTACGGCAAACTGATTGCCGAAACCACGAAGAAATAA
- a CDS encoding sialidase family protein, translating to MPFTQQSRQFLLSETQTDFAQCHASTLVALPEHNSVLVAFFAGTKEGSGDTAIWLSRSENSEWLPAQRIMAEPGVAHWNPVLHYQQGAVWLFYKVGPDVHTWTTRVAVSHDGGLSWSAPRSLISGDTQPRGPVKNKILVMSNGEWLAPGSTENDQHWDAFVDVSADCGQSWYKVDIPFEHQAPEQGADENTWQGLKDNALWECNLKQVFAWDGVIQPTLWESQPGNIHALLRSTRGKIYRTDSVDYGRSWCAAYATALPNNNSGIDVVRLSDGTLVLACNPIEGNWGRRYPIALLESQDNGATWSQPWALEHSKGEFSYPAIIAEGEVLHLTWTFNRTNIVYQTITHNK from the coding sequence ATGCCGTTCACTCAGCAAAGCCGCCAGTTTTTACTGTCCGAAACGCAAACGGATTTTGCCCAATGCCATGCCTCCACGCTGGTGGCATTGCCGGAGCATAATTCCGTGCTGGTGGCTTTTTTTGCCGGAACAAAAGAAGGCAGTGGCGACACCGCCATCTGGCTGTCGCGCTCTGAAAACAGTGAATGGTTGCCTGCACAGCGCATCATGGCAGAGCCGGGTGTGGCGCACTGGAACCCGGTGCTTCACTACCAGCAAGGCGCGGTATGGCTTTTCTATAAAGTCGGACCGGACGTCCACACCTGGACGACGCGCGTGGCGGTTTCGCACGATGGTGGCCTGAGCTGGAGCGCACCGCGCTCACTGATAAGCGGCGATACACAGCCACGCGGGCCGGTGAAAAATAAAATTCTGGTGATGAGTAACGGCGAGTGGTTAGCGCCAGGTTCAACGGAAAATGACCAGCACTGGGATGCGTTTGTCGATGTTTCTGCGGACTGCGGGCAGTCCTGGTACAAAGTCGATATTCCTTTTGAGCACCAGGCACCGGAGCAAGGCGCGGACGAAAACACCTGGCAGGGGCTTAAAGATAATGCGCTGTGGGAGTGCAATTTAAAGCAAGTGTTTGCCTGGGATGGTGTGATTCAGCCCACGTTGTGGGAATCCCAACCGGGGAATATTCATGCGTTGCTACGCAGCACGCGTGGAAAGATCTATCGTACTGATTCTGTTGATTATGGTCGTAGCTGGTGCGCGGCCTATGCCACAGCGCTTCCTAATAATAACAGTGGAATTGATGTGGTGAGACTCAGTGATGGAACGCTGGTTCTGGCATGTAATCCCATCGAAGGAAACTGGGGTCGCCGTTATCCGATTGCTTTACTGGAATCGCAGGATAATGGCGCAACGTGGTCGCAACCCTGGGCTTTAGAACACAGCAAAGGTGAGTTTTCCTATCCAGCCATTATTGCCGAGGGGGAGGTTTTACATCTGACCTGGACTTTCAACCGAACAAACATCGTTTATCAGACAATTACACACAACAAATAA
- a CDS encoding dihydrodipicolinate synthase family protein: MNEQKYRGIWPVMLTPFTEQKEIDWTSLERLIEWYLSAGVHGLFADCQSSEMFFLSDEESLELVKFVVKCVKGRVPVVASGHTANAFNHQREQLIKMSDTGVDAVILISNRLALAGESDALALENLQRLTLDVPKHVDLGIYECPFPYKRLLSEETVAWCAQSGRYTFIKDTCCSLPMIKRRLALTKGSRLHLANANSQTLLSSLQEGCQAYSGVMANFHPELYVWLYENFQTQPEKAQRLADYLSTAALAENLDYPVCAKSFQQQIGNFSTHTCRVRSSQGYRETFFPQAIDSMVQLGRDIQKTLAI, from the coding sequence ATGAACGAGCAAAAATACCGTGGTATCTGGCCGGTGATGTTAACGCCATTTACCGAACAAAAAGAGATCGACTGGACATCGCTGGAACGCTTGATCGAGTGGTATCTGTCGGCTGGCGTGCATGGCTTATTCGCCGATTGCCAGTCGAGTGAAATGTTCTTTCTCAGCGACGAAGAATCTCTCGAACTGGTGAAATTCGTTGTGAAGTGCGTGAAAGGTCGCGTGCCGGTGGTGGCTTCCGGCCATACCGCCAACGCCTTCAATCACCAGCGTGAGCAGTTGATTAAGATGTCGGATACCGGCGTGGACGCGGTGATTCTCATCAGTAACCGCCTGGCATTGGCCGGAGAAAGCGACGCACTAGCGCTGGAAAATCTACAGCGCCTGACCTTAGATGTGCCAAAGCATGTCGATCTCGGTATTTACGAATGTCCGTTCCCTTATAAGCGTTTGTTGAGTGAAGAAACCGTGGCGTGGTGTGCGCAAAGCGGTCGCTACACCTTTATCAAAGACACTTGTTGCAGCTTGCCGATGATCAAGCGCCGCCTGGCATTAACCAAAGGTAGCCGCCTGCATCTGGCAAACGCGAATAGTCAGACGCTGCTTTCATCGCTGCAAGAAGGTTGCCAGGCCTACAGCGGCGTGATGGCGAACTTCCATCCTGAGCTGTATGTCTGGTTGTACGAAAACTTCCAGACACAGCCAGAAAAAGCTCAACGACTGGCAGATTACCTTTCCACGGCAGCCCTGGCAGAAAACCTGGATTACCCGGTTTGCGCGAAATCTTTCCAGCAGCAAATTGGTAATTTCTCAACCCACACCTGCCGGGTCCGCAGCAGCCAGGGCTATCGTGAAACCTTCTTCCCGCAGGCTATCGACAGCATGGTGCAGTTGGGGCGCGATATTCAGAAAACGCTGGCGATATAA